A DNA window from Chiroxiphia lanceolata isolate bChiLan1 chromosome 6, bChiLan1.pri, whole genome shotgun sequence contains the following coding sequences:
- the LOC116788100 gene encoding uncharacterized protein LOC116788100 isoform X1 — protein MELGAARRAVLAAVRGTRAADLPRLLHWMRHSHDFDELVVSNNDVVLKNIAEDLRNHLPIEAMFTSEHQAVQKIHQHPLPMIHVDAFLYDDDVVDSLCEEGKMSRSYCTECGSYKTASLEFISHSFSLMELKFLYQHVLPDLTGKGYLYSSASQLYGVEMNADFCKLQELMITKYEFIDRIKVVHADICTQASLLQKADVVVMNNVFEYFLDRQEQVRAWEFIACNIRKRGSLLVTVPSLQESLSKLQADVQLSQWVEEMQLNYDVYMEKDVDREALEQIHLYKIL, from the exons ATGGAGCTGGGTGCTGCGCGGCGCGCGGTGCTCGCGGCCGTGCGGGGCACGCGCGCGGCCGACCTGCCCCGCCTGCTGCACTGGATGCGCCACTCCC ATGACTTTGATGAGCTTGTGGTGAGTAACAATGATGTTGTGCTCAAAAATATTGCTGAAGATTTGCGGAATCATTTACCCATCGAGGCAATGTTTACTTCGGAACATCAAGCTGTTCAGAAA ATACACCAGCATCCACTGCCCATGATTCATGTTGATGCATTCCTTTATGATGATGATGTTGTTGATTCATTGtgtgaggaagggaaaatgagTAGGAGCTACTGCACAGAGTGTGGCTCATACAAAACTGCATCTTTAG AGTTTATTTCGCATTCCTTTTCCCTCATGGAACTGAAGTTTCTTTATCAACATGTACTGCCTGACCTGACAGGAAAG GGTTATCTTTATAGCTCAGCATCCCAGCTGTATGGAGTAGAAATGAATGCAGACTTTTGCAAGTTGCAAGAACTTATGATTACAAAATATGAGTTCATTGACAGAATAAAG GTGGTTCATGCAGACATCTGTACTCAGGCTTCACTTCTTCAGAAGGCTGATGTTGTTGTAATGAATAATgtctttgaatattttcttgaCAGACAGGAACAGGTCAG aGCTTGGGAATTTATTGCTTGTAATATAAGGAAAAGAGGATCGTTATTAGTGACAGTTCCCAGTCTTCAAGAATCACTTTCAAAGCTCCAG GCAGATGTACAGCTCAGCCAATGGGTCGAAGAGATGCAGCTAAACTATGATGTGTATATGGAAAAGGATGTTGACAGAGAAGCACTTGAACAGATACATTTATACAAGATTCTCTAG
- the LOC116788100 gene encoding uncharacterized protein LOC116788100 isoform X2, producing MKKGNVDDFDELVVSNNDVVLKNIAEDLRNHLPIEAMFTSEHQAVQKIHQHPLPMIHVDAFLYDDDVVDSLCEEGKMSRSYCTECGSYKTASLEFISHSFSLMELKFLYQHVLPDLTGKVVVDVGSRLGAVLFAGYLYSSASQLYGVEMNADFCKLQELMITKYEFIDRIKVVHADICTQASLLQKADVVVMNNVFEYFLDRQEQVRAWEFIACNIRKRGSLLVTVPSLQESLSKLQADVQLSQWVEEMQLNYDVYMEKDVDREALEQIHLYKIL from the exons ATGAAGAAGGGAAATGTGG ATGACTTTGATGAGCTTGTGGTGAGTAACAATGATGTTGTGCTCAAAAATATTGCTGAAGATTTGCGGAATCATTTACCCATCGAGGCAATGTTTACTTCGGAACATCAAGCTGTTCAGAAA ATACACCAGCATCCACTGCCCATGATTCATGTTGATGCATTCCTTTATGATGATGATGTTGTTGATTCATTGtgtgaggaagggaaaatgagTAGGAGCTACTGCACAGAGTGTGGCTCATACAAAACTGCATCTTTAG AGTTTATTTCGCATTCCTTTTCCCTCATGGAACTGAAGTTTCTTTATCAACATGTACTGCCTGACCTGACAGGAAAGGTAGTGGTTGACGTTGGCTCCAGGCTTGGTGCAGTGCTATTTGCG GGTTATCTTTATAGCTCAGCATCCCAGCTGTATGGAGTAGAAATGAATGCAGACTTTTGCAAGTTGCAAGAACTTATGATTACAAAATATGAGTTCATTGACAGAATAAAG GTGGTTCATGCAGACATCTGTACTCAGGCTTCACTTCTTCAGAAGGCTGATGTTGTTGTAATGAATAATgtctttgaatattttcttgaCAGACAGGAACAGGTCAG aGCTTGGGAATTTATTGCTTGTAATATAAGGAAAAGAGGATCGTTATTAGTGACAGTTCCCAGTCTTCAAGAATCACTTTCAAAGCTCCAG GCAGATGTACAGCTCAGCCAATGGGTCGAAGAGATGCAGCTAAACTATGATGTGTATATGGAAAAGGATGTTGACAGAGAAGCACTTGAACAGATACATTTATACAAGATTCTCTAG
- the LOC116788100 gene encoding uncharacterized protein LOC116788100 isoform X3 yields the protein MFTSEHQAVQKIHQHPLPMIHVDAFLYDDDVVDSLCEEGKMSRSYCTECGSYKTASLEFISHSFSLMELKFLYQHVLPDLTGKVVVDVGSRLGAVLFAGYLYSSASQLYGVEMNADFCKLQELMITKYEFIDRIKVVHADICTQASLLQKADVVVMNNVFEYFLDRQEQVRAWEFIACNIRKRGSLLVTVPSLQESLSKLQADVQLSQWVEEMQLNYDVYMEKDVDREALEQIHLYKIL from the exons ATGTTTACTTCGGAACATCAAGCTGTTCAGAAA ATACACCAGCATCCACTGCCCATGATTCATGTTGATGCATTCCTTTATGATGATGATGTTGTTGATTCATTGtgtgaggaagggaaaatgagTAGGAGCTACTGCACAGAGTGTGGCTCATACAAAACTGCATCTTTAG AGTTTATTTCGCATTCCTTTTCCCTCATGGAACTGAAGTTTCTTTATCAACATGTACTGCCTGACCTGACAGGAAAGGTAGTGGTTGACGTTGGCTCCAGGCTTGGTGCAGTGCTATTTGCG GGTTATCTTTATAGCTCAGCATCCCAGCTGTATGGAGTAGAAATGAATGCAGACTTTTGCAAGTTGCAAGAACTTATGATTACAAAATATGAGTTCATTGACAGAATAAAG GTGGTTCATGCAGACATCTGTACTCAGGCTTCACTTCTTCAGAAGGCTGATGTTGTTGTAATGAATAATgtctttgaatattttcttgaCAGACAGGAACAGGTCAG aGCTTGGGAATTTATTGCTTGTAATATAAGGAAAAGAGGATCGTTATTAGTGACAGTTCCCAGTCTTCAAGAATCACTTTCAAAGCTCCAG GCAGATGTACAGCTCAGCCAATGGGTCGAAGAGATGCAGCTAAACTATGATGTGTATATGGAAAAGGATGTTGACAGAGAAGCACTTGAACAGATACATTTATACAAGATTCTCTAG